Within Anopheles nili chromosome 3, idAnoNiliSN_F5_01, whole genome shotgun sequence, the genomic segment CCCACATTGCTGGTCTTAAGTAAAGCCATTCCATAGTTCATGTATAATTTCCGGTGCCTCTGGGGGTATTTCTTCGCTCCTGACGGATAGGCAGTCTCAGACTGATTAGAATTACCACACAAACTCAGTAGGATGGGTGAGACGAAAACTCCTAACTCACCTGAATACTTAAGCATACGAGCTAACATTATCGTGGCTCGTATTGGTTGATCAGGTCCCATATAGTTAAAGAAAAtcgctttttgtttcaaaccGATCGAAGAGGCACGAGCTAGGTGTTGTGGGATTTCTTCTGATCCCTTGGATCCTGCCGTTTGTTTAAGTTGCTTGCACCGTTTCGTGGGAGGCTTATTTGCCTCATGCAACAATAATCAGGCATCCCACAGCGAACGAAGTTCGGGTCGGACCTCACGCTTTCAAAACTCCGGAAGATTTGCCTATGGTTTGGTCGTAGCTACCGAAGCAAGGGATATTTTAAATACTGAAGCCAACTTTCGAACGAACTGGAGATTATCGGTTTTCCCTGTCTCGGGAAGATGTGATgacaaattaattaacaaTCTTAACAAAGCGTCACTGGCGTAAGCATTTGACTAGTGGGAGCAGCGAAAGATCAAAGTCCCATTTTTCGCCACAGGAGACTCATCAATACGATAATGTGGCCTATAAAGGACCAAAATGAGAGTGAGTTTTCTGGTTGCCAATGTCGTACATATTGTAGTCGGCTGTGTTCGCGAGACCCGTGTATCGTGACGAGGTTGGGTTTGACCAGACTAGTATGTTTTAATCGTAAAATGTTTTGCTCATTTGCCTGAACACAAAAGCGATGCTAAGACAAGTTGTCTGAGATTGTTCTTAAACAAATGGAAATGTTAATAGCAAAACCCAAAGAGGAACCAATTTTCTCATGCCATGGGGTTTAAAAACATGGTTTCATATGGATTAAATAAACAATGCTTTTATTACCAATTGAAAAAACACATGCTCCAATTGCAAGTGAATAATTTTACCcaacaaatattatttatggGGTAACTTAAAGGGTGCCCGAGTGGTCAATAATGACCTCAGTACTAGGAAGTATAGGAAGTATAGGTATTATGAAACTCACCTGAACGAAATTGCGGTCGCAACGAAGATGTTTTTCAGAGTAAACATGAtcatttttgtctttttattcAGCACTACATTCCCATTAAGCTAAAGAGCTCCAttgaatatatatattcccACCTTATCATTCCCAAAACATGTTCTCAAATATCTTATCTCAGAGTGAAATCAAACCAGAGTgtagtatttgtttttttttgtttttgtattcatttttcaaatgttCGAGCACCGATTTTGCTGTTACAAGGTACAGGTTGTTGTTGAGGGAGTGTCTATTTGGCTAATCTACTGGTGGATAGAGTCTAATTCTGTATTTTCAAATTCGCTGCTATGGTATATCCCGAGATCGACTGCAAGGACGTGAGGATTCCTGTTCGAGTCGGTTGCACTAAGTATCACCTAGTATCTGTCGTGGAAGATGATTTTAGGAAATTTGATTTCTTTATTAACAGTGTTCTTGTGCACAGTGCAGCTAGGGCATTGATGCCAATCTATAACCATGACAAGGAATGCGATGAAGAAACGAAGATCATGTGGTGAAGAAATGTGATCCGTGACGTATGAAACGGTACAGAGTGCTAGGGCTGAAATGTTCCCTGAACTTGGCATGGTTCCTTCAGCGTATAcctatttttgttgcattaGCACACTTCCGTTGGGTAGACCTTTATGGATTAGGTCATCCGGAAATCGATCGCTTAAGGTATGACACTGCCAGGTACAGGGGTTCGCCCTGCTTCATCTCACATCCTTGGCTTCGACCAACAAACGATCCGTCAGTCTGAGTTTGTCTAGTAGATGCCTTATTGATACTACGTGACATAATAGTATAATACATGCCGTATGCAGCAACAGTGGCAGAGAgtttgatgctgctgcattgTGCTGCATTGCAGCCGGGTGTTCACCTGAAATAAAGTTAATGTTCCGCATTGAATTATTAGGATGTGAGCATTCTTCATTACAATATAAAGTGTCTTAATTAGGACTATTTCGTGTTACCAACAAGAGCTCTCGATCACGTTTGTAGATGTATAAATGTattttatataatttataCCATATGCAACAAACGTGAAAAATACTTGATATTTTCAACCATGGTATGTTTCTTCCTaaattgtaatatttttttttaatttttatagtCATAATACATGATGTCTTCATATAAGTCTAAGCCCAATATTCCTGTTTCGCTCTGTCCATCTTTAACCCACAGGTAATGCGGTACAGTGAGCGAAACAGTGAACCAAATACGAGGACTCAAGAGTTCTTTTTTAAACGATACAATACCAAGAATACCATCGCATATGGATTTGTCAAGCTAGAATGCATCTCTATGCCACGTACCACACGTATGAATTCAAACATTACTCCCTCCAAACGCTACGCAATGCTTTGTAGTAATATTTCAGAGAATTTCTTAGCGTCCTACACGTTGAAAAGATGCATCAAGGCTATACAGAAAAACACAATTGTGTTGATACACAATCCTACGTTTGGAAAGAAGTCTGCGtcttttgaaaaatgagccGCCTCGCTTGTATACCACTTCTTTGAAAAAGGCTTTGTCAGTTACACCGAGGTACTTACCGCTAATCACATTTGCGTAGACGCTTGCAGATTTGGCCATCGTTGGAACACAGGTATAATTTCCAGTATCGCTTTGTACAACCCTTTTGATTTTTAACCTGAGTGTAATGTTAGGGAAATGTAAAATATTAGCAGGAGGAAAATGGCATATGACGTATTGCTCCATTACGAAGAAAAGCCTACCTAGATGTCAAAACATCCGTCCAGTCTGTTTCTACGGTGATTCGACGATTTTCACTAGCATGTAAGTCATTCTCTTGAGCCCCAGGCTCTATAAGTGAGTGTcctggtttaaaaaaaattgcaacgcAATTTGAAACGTTGTAATAGCATAAAAAATCtcatatttcatttccatcgacTAAATGCTACTCACCTTTGTACCAAAAAATTGTCCCTAGCTCATGTGGTCCCTGCTGGATAACGCATGTCATAGTGATTTCGCTATCAGATTTTACAAAAATGTCCGCAGGACCTAGAATTCTCGCTCGTAGTTCTGTGAATTGAAACATCATATCATATTCGATAACGGGTAAAActtttgtgaaacaaaatctGTTTGTCTGCAATGATGTGTTAGCTACGAATAAAACTGTGGTTGTGATATAAAAATATCTAATATAAAGCAtagatgaaaaatgcaaacaactgTAATAGTAGATAAAGTATATAACTATTTACATATTTGATCATTCTTTTTTATAACAACGCCTTCAATAAATTATCAACTAGTGGGATTTAtgtgaaatcaataaataaataatcgtcTTCTAGTTTAGCGAATCTGATAA encodes:
- the LOC128722482 gene encoding zwei Ig domain protein zig-8-like, which produces MFNQLLFYVGVYTLLLQSRNEVSVSSSMMTTTTEESAALQPYFDFDVPRNLTVTVGQTGFLHCRVERLGDKDVAWIRKRDLHILTTGASTYTSDQRFQVIHQDSSVNWTLQIKYPQVRDSGVYECQINTEPKMSLSYELNVIELRARILGPADIFVKSDSEITMTCVIQQGPHELGTIFWYKGHSLIEPGAQENDLHASENRRITVETDWTDVLTSRLKIKRVVQSDTGNYTCVPTMAKSASVYANVISGEHPAAMQHNAAASNSLPLLLHTACIILLCHVVSIRHLLDKLRLTDRLLVEAKDVR